One Ammoniphilus sp. CFH 90114 genomic region harbors:
- a CDS encoding TAXI family TRAP transporter solute-binding subunit, with protein sequence MKKLKWLSTMVLPLALSMVVTACGGGGNQTAPAPAPEPKPAEEVKQEQPKGDVPSSVIIATGGTSGTYYPLGGGMAQIFTDKAGIPSSAQSTGASVENMRLIKDSQVDLAFTQGDIADYASNGTVMFKEGGAINNINAIASLYNETVQIIVAKDSAIQTVDDLKGKRVSVGAPGSGTEANAMQILELHGLTFDDLGKTDRLAFGESASFIQDGTLDAAFVTAGTPTAAVNELAATKGVRVIGISDEKMSEIIAKYPYYAKQGIDAGTYPGFDQAVNTVAVKAQLVARAELDEEFVYKMTKAFYENLDQMKTVHAKAGEIKLEAAMEGVSLKVHPGAAKYFEEKGIKK encoded by the coding sequence ATGAAAAAGTTAAAATGGCTTTCTACAATGGTATTACCTTTGGCCTTATCTATGGTTGTAACCGCTTGCGGAGGTGGGGGGAATCAAACTGCCCCGGCGCCAGCACCTGAACCAAAACCTGCAGAAGAAGTGAAGCAAGAGCAGCCCAAAGGAGATGTGCCAAGTTCAGTAATCATTGCTACTGGAGGTACGTCAGGAACCTATTACCCGCTAGGAGGTGGAATGGCTCAGATCTTTACGGATAAAGCAGGCATTCCATCATCTGCACAGAGTACAGGTGCTTCAGTAGAAAATATGAGATTGATTAAGGATAGTCAGGTAGACTTAGCCTTCACTCAAGGAGATATTGCTGATTATGCTTCAAACGGAACAGTCATGTTTAAAGAGGGTGGCGCCATTAATAATATTAATGCCATCGCGTCTCTTTACAATGAAACGGTGCAGATTATTGTGGCTAAAGATAGTGCCATTCAAACGGTTGATGATTTGAAAGGCAAAAGAGTATCTGTAGGAGCTCCTGGTAGCGGAACCGAAGCGAATGCCATGCAAATACTAGAGCTTCATGGTTTAACCTTTGACGATTTAGGCAAGACAGATCGATTGGCTTTTGGTGAATCGGCAAGCTTCATTCAAGATGGTACGCTGGATGCGGCATTCGTTACGGCAGGAACTCCTACTGCGGCAGTTAATGAGTTGGCAGCTACCAAGGGTGTGCGCGTGATCGGCATTAGCGATGAAAAAATGAGTGAGATTATAGCGAAGTATCCTTACTATGCAAAACAAGGCATTGATGCAGGAACTTACCCTGGCTTTGACCAAGCGGTTAATACGGTAGCGGTAAAGGCTCAGTTGGTTGCGAGAGCGGAATTAGACGAAGAATTCGTTTATAAAATGACAAAGGCGTTCTATGAAAACCTTGATCAGATGAAGACGGTTCATGCGAAAGCTGGAGAAATTAAGCTAGAGGCAGCCATGGAAGGGGTAAGCTTGAAGGTTCACCCAGGAGCGGCTAAATATTTCGAAGAAAAAGGGATTAAGAAGTAG
- a CDS encoding TRAP transporter permease produces MKEQNTQELLSKYDKESTFRNLKGKMGWLVTMLAVGFSVYQLYASIFPPPPAQIHRSIHLAFALGLIFLLFPATKNGDRSKVAVTDGILSLVSVGASLYWLFNFEQIILRIGNFNQVDFIVGGIVIVLVLEATRRVVGVPIVVIAVVFMLYALYGNHLPGFFTHRGVSLERLIGHMYFTLEGIFGTPLSVSATFIFLFLLFGAFLQKTGVGAYFNDLAMAVSGRRIGGPAKVAVFSSALQGTISGSSVANVVTSGSFTIPMMKRLGYKKEFAGGVEAAASTGGQLMPPIMGAAAFLMAEFTGIPYWDIAKAAAIPAVLYFAGIWLMVHLEAKRLGLRGLSKEELPDKKEVAKKAYLLLPILAIITFLMIGVSPVRAALYGILTTILVGAIRKETRMSLRDIIQALEDGARSALGVAAATATAGIIVGVVTLTGVGLKFANGLLALSGGVILLTLFFTMIASLVLGMGTPTTANYIITATIAAPAIIALGKPALAAHMFTFYFGILADITPPVALAAFAASGIAKSGPIKTGFNSAKLAVGAFIIPYIFVMSPELLLIDSTFGQSLFLIVTAFAGMIGVSVALIGYWLTPLMWWERVICAVAGLTLIVPGIITDTIGFGGLILMYGMQWMRSKKVTEAPAINSN; encoded by the coding sequence ATGAAAGAACAAAATACGCAAGAACTGCTATCAAAATATGATAAAGAATCGACCTTTAGAAATTTAAAAGGGAAAATGGGATGGCTGGTCACCATGCTAGCTGTTGGATTTTCAGTGTATCAGCTTTATGCCTCCATTTTCCCTCCACCACCTGCCCAGATTCATCGGTCTATTCACTTGGCTTTTGCCTTGGGCCTTATCTTCTTGTTGTTTCCCGCGACGAAGAATGGCGATCGGTCAAAGGTAGCGGTAACGGACGGGATTCTCTCTCTCGTCTCCGTTGGTGCAAGTCTTTATTGGCTGTTCAATTTTGAACAGATCATTCTACGGATAGGGAACTTCAATCAGGTCGATTTCATTGTCGGTGGCATCGTGATCGTTCTCGTACTTGAAGCTACGCGAAGAGTGGTAGGTGTACCTATCGTAGTGATCGCGGTTGTGTTTATGCTCTATGCTTTATACGGCAATCATCTTCCTGGGTTTTTCACTCATCGTGGAGTGTCCTTAGAACGCCTTATTGGTCACATGTATTTCACTCTAGAGGGAATCTTTGGCACACCGCTTAGTGTTTCGGCTACTTTCATCTTCTTATTTCTTTTGTTTGGTGCATTCTTGCAAAAGACAGGAGTGGGCGCCTACTTCAATGATTTAGCAATGGCTGTTTCAGGAAGAAGAATAGGCGGGCCGGCTAAAGTGGCAGTTTTCTCTAGTGCTTTACAAGGGACGATTAGCGGAAGCTCTGTAGCGAATGTAGTCACCTCGGGCTCCTTTACCATTCCGATGATGAAGCGCTTAGGGTATAAGAAGGAGTTTGCAGGCGGAGTAGAAGCTGCGGCTTCCACAGGGGGACAGCTGATGCCACCCATCATGGGTGCCGCAGCCTTCTTAATGGCTGAATTTACAGGCATTCCTTATTGGGATATCGCCAAAGCTGCAGCTATTCCCGCTGTCCTCTATTTTGCAGGGATATGGCTGATGGTTCATTTAGAAGCGAAGCGCCTTGGTTTAAGGGGACTTAGTAAAGAAGAGCTTCCCGACAAGAAGGAAGTGGCCAAAAAAGCCTACTTGCTGCTCCCGATTCTCGCGATCATTACATTTCTTATGATTGGCGTTTCTCCCGTCCGGGCAGCTTTATATGGAATCCTTACTACGATCCTAGTAGGCGCCATCCGTAAAGAGACCCGAATGAGCTTAAGGGATATAATCCAGGCCCTTGAGGATGGGGCTCGTTCGGCACTCGGTGTGGCAGCAGCTACAGCAACGGCTGGAATCATTGTTGGGGTAGTTACCCTTACAGGTGTTGGACTGAAGTTTGCCAATGGATTATTGGCACTGTCGGGTGGTGTGATCCTGCTAACCTTGTTCTTTACGATGATTGCGTCACTCGTGCTTGGAATGGGGACTCCAACGACGGCCAATTACATTATCACGGCCACCATCGCTGCTCCAGCTATTATTGCATTAGGAAAACCCGCTTTGGCTGCGCATATGTTTACCTTTTATTTTGGAATTTTGGCAGACATAACACCACCGGTGGCTCTGGCAGCTTTTGCAGCATCGGGCATCGCGAAGAGTGGTCCGATCAAGACTGGATTTAATTCGGCGAAGCTAGCTGTCGGGGCGTTCATCATTCCTTATATCTTTGTGATGTCGCCAGAATTGCTGCTTATTGATTCGACCTTTGGCCAGTCTCTATTTTTAATTGTGACGGCTTTTGCCGGGATGATTGGAGTAAGTGTAGCGCTAATCGGTTATTGGCTGACTCCATTAATGTGGTGGGAGCGAGTGATCTGTGCTGTGGCAGGTCTAACGCTTATTGTGCCGGGTATCATTACGGACACCATAGGTTTCGGTGGACTTATCCTGATGTATGGCATGCAGTGGATGCGTTCCAAAAAAGTAACAGAAGCTCCAGCGATAAATTCAAACTAA